The following coding sequences lie in one Apium graveolens cultivar Ventura chromosome 1, ASM990537v1, whole genome shotgun sequence genomic window:
- the LOC141712722 gene encoding uncharacterized protein LOC141712722 — protein sequence MASSNVVAGEDLLDVMCDCYRMSVVKTRWFGVNAGRRFRECGDDNCGYHKWIDPPLSARAVEVIEELQQRNVDAIDKLRWRMDRMVTRHQAQLDKLKRKEEFTVIAMFVLFSLMMNMVLQSLGQVSVDEKGYDSIDE from the coding sequence ATGGCCTCCTCCAatgttgttgctggtgaagacTTGCTCGATGTCATGTGTGATTGTTACCGAATGAGTGTTGTGAAGACTCGTTGGTTTGGAGTAAATGCAGGCAGGAGGTTCAGAGAATGTGGAGATGATAATTGCGGGTATCACAAGTGGATCGACCCACCACTTAGTGCTCGAGCAGTAGAGGTGATTGAAGAGCTACAACAAAGAAATGTTGATGCGATCGATAAGCTCAGGTGGAGGATGGATCGAATGGTTACAAGGCACCAAGCTCAGTTGGATAAGCTGAAAAGGAAGGAAGAATTTACAGTCATTGCAATGTTTGTCCTTTTCTCTCTCATGATGAACATGGTGTTGCAGTCATTGGGACAAGTCAGTGTGGACGAGAAAGGTTACGACTCAATCGACGAGTAG